The DNA region CTCGGGTTGCTGCCCACGCCGCAGTCACCGGCGTTGGGCACCCAGTCGCCCTGGTCCTGCGGGTTGGAGTCGCGGCCATTGCCGTCGCGGGCCGCGCTCGACGAGCTGATGAAGTCGTAGCCGGGCAGCGTGTTCGCGTCAAGGTCGGGGTGGAACGTCCGACCGGTGTCGATCACGGCGACGACCGACCCCGCGCCGTTCGCGGTGTCCCACGCCGTCGGCAGGCGCATGCCCGCGGTGGACTCCCAGTAGTGCCACTGGTCGCCGTAGTAGGTGTCGTTCGGCGAGTACGTCGGATAGAACCGCGAGTCCGGTTCGACCGCCTCGACATCGGGCTGCGCGGCCAGCGTGCGCAGGAAGCCCCGCGCCTGGGCCGCGTCGAGCCCGCGGTCGGTCCGCACCACCTGACTGCCGAGCGCGGTGTCCCGGAGCTCCTCGACGGCGACGCCGTGCTTGGTGCCCGCCGCACGCTGCGACGCGACTCGCTTGGCCTTGTCCCGACGCGCCTGCGACTGTGGCTTGTAGGTCACGATGTACTGATCGACAATATCGCCGTCGGCGACGTTCTCGACATATGCGCGGCCCGGTTGTTCGGCATTGGCCACCGGCGCGGCGACAATTGCGACACTCGACGCGGCGAGCGCGATAATGATATTGAGCGCGATTCTTCTACCCACGACTGCGCACCTTCCTGAACTGCGGCGCTTTCTGTGGGTCGTGAGTCTGCGTGCGGAAATACCTTAAGGAAACCCTTAACTCTTAACAGTCGAATTGCGCGACTCAGGCCTGCCTTGATCGAACGACTCGCGACATATGGATTTCCACGATCGTTTCGAACGAAATCATGCCGCCGAAGGAATCATGGTCCGGCGAGACCAGGACCGCCCGGCGGTTCGGGATCTGCGTGGCCGTCGGAGGTGAGCCAGGCGACCAGTTCCCCGAGCTTGAGGCGGTCTGCGGGTAGCACTAGACGCGGTCGTCCGCCATCAGGCGGTTCAGCAGCCGTGGTACGTCCAAGACGGTGTCGACGGGAGCCCAGGTCCCACCCGCGGCGCGGGCCAACTGCCGGGCTGCCTCGACGTCGTCGCCCGGGGCCAGGATAATCAGCTCCTGCAACCCCAACGCCGCGGCTACGGCCCCGGACTCCTCCGTTGCCCGACAGTCCGACAGGAGCAGGGTGACCTTGCGGCGCGCGCCGGCTTTGCCCAGCTGCGAGTGAGCCTCGTCGAGCGCGGCGGATAGCGACGTCGTCCCGTGTCCGCGCAACGACAAGATCGACGCCACCGTCTCACTCGCCGGTCTCCGCTCGTTCATCGGCTTGAGCACACCCACGTGGGCCGCGAAGGTGATCACCGCGTGCTCTCGAGGCGTCAGGCTGGCGCAGGCGGCTGCCGCCACCGCGGCCGTCGTCAGCCGGGCGCCGTTCATCGAGCCTGACCTGTCGATCACCAGACACAGCGCGAGCTCTGGCCTCGCCCAGTCGCTGACGAGGAGCTCGTCGAGCCTCGGGCTGCGACCTTCCGCTCGCGCGCCGAGCACCCGGTCCATGGATCGGTCGAGGTCGATGTCGCCTCCGTCCACGGCACGGCGGATGCGCCTCCTCGCGATACCCGAGGACTTCGGCAGGCCGCGCCGCGTCTGTTCCAGGATCAGTCGAGGGGCCAGTCGGCGCACCTGGCTGCGCAGAGCGTCGTCGGTCGCCAGCGACATCTCGACGATCAGCGTGAGCGTCTCGTCGGCGTGTTCGGCCAGGGCCGAGTTCAAGGCGTCCTGGTCCAGGACGCCCACCTCCGGGGACAACTCGGCGAAGCGCGGGTTGCGCGCCAGGTCCGAGCGGCCGGTCGTGCGCTCGCCGCGGGGGCGGTCACGCGCATGTGGGCTGTGCGTCGGCTGAGGTGAGCCCGTCGGGGTCGACGGGCTCAGCGTTCCCTCGGGCGACGCCTCGGGGTCGGGGTCTGCCGCGTTCTGGGCAGGCTCGGGACCGAAGACGCGTTCATACATCTCCAACACGACGTCCTCAGGGCTCCGGCCTGCGGAGTCGTGGAGCCGGATCCGACCGCTGAGTGAGACCTTGGCCGCGGCCAGACCCACGTGCCAATCGTTCACCGCCACCCCGCGCAGCCTTGCCAGCTCGACCGCGATGCGGGCGATGTCGATGGCGCCCCGCACCGACGATCCCCATTCGAGAGCGTCGTGCTCACGAGAGGCACGCACGAGTGCGACCACTTTGTTCCGCCAAGACGCGTCGATGCCGGGGGCGTGCAGCGAGACGATGTCGCGCTCCGCCTCGGCCGACTGGTATCCCATGGAAATGCGGCATGTCCGGTCGTACAGCGCGCTGGAGACGCGTGCCGTGCCCACCGTGTCGAAGGGATTCATGGCCGCGACGAGCCCGAAGCCCGCAGCTGCGACGATGCGTCCCAGCCGGGGTACGGCGATCTCCTTCTCGGACATCGCGGCCAGGAGAACGTTCAGGGTCTCCTCGGGAATGCGATTGAGCTCTTCGACGTAGAGGAGGCCTCCTCTTCTCATGGCGTCGAGCAGGGGTCCGTCCTCGAAGATCTCCGCGACGTAGCCGCGGTCCAGGACCAGTGCCGGGTCGAAATGGCCGATGAGGCGGGCCGGAGTGAGTTCCGAGTTGCCCTCCACGAGGACGAACGGGATCTCACGTTCGCGAGCGACCTGCCGCAGCAGGGTGGACTTGCCGGTGCCGGGAGGCCCTTCGAGCAGCACGTGTGTGCCGCTGAGCAGCGCGGCTTCGAGGATCTGGGCCTCGTCGGTCCGGGCGACCGCGTCCATGGGTGCGGCAGCGCCTGCCGCACCCGTCGACAGTGACGGCTGGTTGGCCACTCAGTGCTCGTGGACGACGACGCCGCGCACGTTCTTGCCCGCGAGGAGGTCGTCGTAGCCCTCGTTGACCTGGTCGAGGCGGTATGTGCGGGTGATGATCTCGTCCAGCTTGAGGTCGCCGCTCTGGTACAGGCCGAGGATCTTGGGGATGTCCACGGTGGGGTTGCAGTCGCCGAAGAGGCTGCCCTTGATGGTCTTGCGGAACAGAGTCAAGATCGAGCCTGGCAGCTGAATTGTCTGCTCGTCGAGCTTGTTCAGTCCGGTCACGACCACGGTGCCGCCCTTGCCGATGGCGTTGAACCCGCTGGTGACGATCTCGGCGGTCAACAGGTCGGGCGTCAGGATCGCGGAATCGGCCCCTTGTCCGCGGGTCAGCTCAACGATCTTGTCCTGTGCCTGCGCGGCGTCGGCGAACGCGTGCGTGGCGCCGAGCTCCATCGCCTTTTCCCGCTTGTTCTCCAGGGGGTCGATGGCGACGATGTTCTTGGCGCCCGCAAGGCGGGCGCCCTGCACGGCGTTGATGCCGATGCCGCCGATGCCGTAGACGGCGACCGTGTCACCGGGCTGGACCTTGGCGGTGTTGACCGCGGAACCCCATCCGGTCGGCACGCCGCAGCCGACGAGCACAGCCTTCTCCAGCGGGAGGTCGTCATCGACCTTGACGCAGGAGTTCTGGTGGATCACGCCCCACTGGCTGAACGTGCCCAGCATGCACATGGCGCCGTACTGGCCGCGCGGGCCAGAGATCGGGAAGCGATCGCCCGGCAGGTAGCCCTCGAGGATCGTCGCGCCCATGTCGCAGATCGACTGCTGGCCGTTCGCGCAATAGCGACAGGTGCCGCAGTTGGGGATGAACGAGCAGACAACGTGGTCCCCGACCTTTACGCGGGTGACACCGGGGCCGACTTCCTCGATGATTCCGGCGCCCTCGTGGCCCAGCACCATGGGGAGCCGCGCTTGGATGTCGCCGTGGGCGACGTGCACATCGGAATGGCACAGCCCAGCGTGCGTGTAGCGAATCAGCACCTCCCCGGCCTGGGGACCGTCAAGGTCGAGTTCCTCGATCTCGATCGGCTTCCCGGGCTCGTAGACGACCGCGGCGATGGTCTTCACGGGTCCTCCTAAGTTGTGATGGGGACCACATCATCGCAAGATTGAGGAACAAACTCTGTTCAAAGTCTGGACAAGTCGAGTTCACGGCGCGGGTCACACTGTGTGACGGCGATAACAGCCCGAAGGGAGCCAGCCCTATGGACTCGCATCGGCCCGCTGGGCCAGCGGGCGCAGGCGTCCGCGAAGACATCGCGCTGTCCTGGCAGCGCGCGACCATGTCCGGTCTCGACCCGTCCGCCGAGTTCGACACGGCGGCCCACGACGTCGACCTGCGCAGTTCGCTGCTGGTGGGCGCGATGCCGGTTCTCGAGGAGCTGGAGGAGAACCTGCGGGGGAGCAACTACTGCACGCTGCTGGTGGACCGCGACTGTCGAGTCGTCCGTCGGTGGTTCGACGACCCGCGCCTCGAATGTGGCTTCGACGCTCTCAATGTCACGCTCGGTGCCTGCCTCCTCGAGGAGAACATCGGCACCAACGCGCTGGGCACCGTCATGGTCACCCGGCAGGGCATCAGCATCAGCGGGCACGAGCACTTCGCGAAATCCCTTCAGGGTTTCAGCTGCTACGGCCACCCGATCAGGCATCCGCTCACCAAGCGCATCGAAGGCGTCCTCGACATCACGGCGATTGTCGACCAGGCCAGCCCGCTCTTGCCGCCGCTGATCTCCCGGGCGGTCCACGACATCGAGCAGCGTCTCCTGGACGGCAGTCGCACCTCGGAGAAAAGCCTGCTTTTGGCGTTCCAAGGTGCGGCAGGCCTGCGGCGTCGAGCGATCCTGGCCATTGGCGAGGACATCGTGCTGTCGAACCACGCCGCCAACGATTTGCTCAGTCCTGGCGACATCGCGCTGCTTCGCGCCCTTGCCGAAGAGTCGCCGCGCGAGGAACAGACAGTGGAGCTCACGCTGGAGGCCGGTGTCGCCGTCAGCATCGAAATCTCGCGCGTGGGTGGCGCGTGTCGTGGCGCGCTCTTGCGGGTGGACCGCGTGAGCGGCGATCGGGCACGGGCGGTACTGCACCGATCCCAGACGAAACTCAAGGAGGTCGGCGCTCCCCGCATGGTCACCGGCGTACCAGGTACCGGACGTTCCACGCGAGCAAGAGAGTTGGCCGCCGAGCATCCCCCGTTGAAGGTCATGCGACCAGCGGCCGCGCTCCTCGAAGGCGGCGCGGAGTGGGCCTGCGAGTTCGAGGAGGCGATGCGGCGTCCGAAGGGGACGGTGTGCGTAGACGGAATCGACCTGTTGTCCAGCGAGTTGCTCGACCTCGTCGTCGACTGGGTCGATCGTGACCCGCGCCCTGACCTGATCCTCACGGCAGGTCCGATCGCGGGCCTCACCGGCCGCGCGGCCGCGTTGGCCGGGATGGCGATGATCCGCGAGGAACTCGTCCCCCTCGCCACCCGGCGCAAAGACATCCCCGGGCTGGCCGCGGCGATGTTGAGCGAGGTGGCGCCGAATCGGGCGCTGCACCTGGCTCCCAGCCTCATCCAGGCCCTCGCCGCCCAGTCCTGGCCGGGGAACCTCTGGGAGCTCAAGGCCGTGATCAGCTACCTGGCACAGCAACGGTCCGTGGGCGCCCTCACCGTGCGAGATCTTCCCGAGCAATACCGTTCGACGTCGCTGGACCACCCGCTGACGGCGTTGGATCAAGCCGAGCGGGACGTGATCGTCACGGCCCTCAAAGCCGCCGACGGCAACAAAGTCCGCGCGGCCGAAGAACTGGGCATTTCCCGCACGACCCTGTATGCGCGCATGAGAACCCTGCGCATCACGACGTACTGACGTCCCGGGACTGTCCAGAGACTGAACACCGGCGCTCGCGGTCGGGAGTGATCCTGGTCGCACGGACCTCGCAGGAGGCGGGGTCGCCGCACCCGGAGGCATCCATGACGTTTGTTCTTCCCGACCTACACGCTTCGGTCATCCCGGCCGTACGCGACTTCCTGGGTACCCCGAAGCAGTTGTTCATCGGCGGAGAATGGGTCGACGCGGCGAGCGGCGAAACGTTCGACACGGTCGACCCCGCCACGGGACGAGTCCTCACGACCGCCGCCCTCGGCGGCGCGGAGGACATCGACCGGGCCGTCAAGGCCGCGCGCATGGCCTTCGATGGCGAATGGAGCCTCTGGACACCGGCCCAGCGCCAGCGTCTGCTGTTCCAGATCAGTGAGGCGATCCGGGATCGGGCCGAGGAGTTCGCCCAGCTCGAATCGCTCGACAACGGAAAGTCGGCTGCCGTCGCCCAAGCCGTCGACGTGCTGTGGGTGGCCGAGTTGTTCGCGTACTACGCGGGCTGGGCGACCAAGATCGAGGGTCGAACGATCCCGGTCTCCGTCCCTTGGGCGCCCGGCGCCCAGTGGCACGCCTACACGCTGCGCCAGCCCGTGGGTGTCTGCGGCGGCATCGTGCCTTGGAACTTCCCGCTGCTCATGGCCGCCTTCAAGGTGCCCGCCGCGCTGGCGTGCGGCAACACGACGGTGCTCAAGCCCGCCGAGCAGACCCCGCTGTCCGCGCTGCTGTTGGCCCAGGTGATGGCCGACGCGGGTCTGCCCGACGGAGTGTTCAACGTGGTCACCGGCTACGGCGACGCAGGCGCCTCGCTCGCCGCGCACATGGACGTCGACAAGATCGCCTTCACCGGGTCGACCGAGGTGGGCAAGCTCGTCGTCGACGCCGCTCGCGGCAACCTCAAGAAGGTCTCGCTGGAACTCGGGGGCAAGAGCCCCCAGGTGGTCTACGCCGACGCCGACCTCAATGTCGCGGTCCCGGGAACAGCGAGCGGTTTCCTGTTCAACCACGGCCAAGCCTGCACCTCGGGCACCCGCCTCCTCGTGGAGGACTCGATCTTCGAGGAGTTCACACAGGCCGTCGCCGAGGTGGCAGGCGCGAGCAAGCTCGGGCCAGGCCTGGACCCGACCTCGGAGGTGGGACCGCTGATCGACGGCACCCAATTGGCGCGCGTGACCGGCTTCATCGAGGCAGGCCTCAATGACGGAGCCCGTGCACTCACCGGCGGTGGCCGCCACGGCGACGAGGGCTTCTACGTGGAGCCGACCGTGCTGGTGGACGTCCAGGACTCCTTCAGCGTCTACCGCGAGGAGATCTTCGGGCCGGTCGTGGTCGCCACCCCCTTCAGCGCGCGGGAGGGAGTCCGTCGGCAGGCGAACGACACGCCGTTCGGTCTCGCCGCGAGTGTCTGGACCCGCGACGTCGCCAAGGCCCACCGCACCGCTCGCGAGATCAACGCGGGCACCGTGTGGATCAACTGCCACAACGCCTTCGACGCCGCCATGCCCTTCGGCGGCTTCAAGGAATCCGGGTGGGGCCGCGAACTCGGCGAAGGCGCGATCGACCTCTACACCCAGAACAAGTCAGTCAACGTCGCACTCTGACTCACCGCAGGAAGGGAACACCATGAACCCGGCTGACATGAACCCACCGCAGGACACCGAGGACGCAGGCGAGGAACTCGTCGCGGAAGACCTCATCGAGGAGGTCTCGATCGACGGCATGTGTGGCGTTTACTGATGCCGGACCTCCTGCTCGACCCGATGCTGGGGCAGGCGTGGACACTGTCCCCGTCGGTGGCGCTGCGTCCCGAACCCTTCGGTGCGCTGGCCTACCACTTCGGCAACCGCAAGCTCACCTTCCTCAAGCGCCCGCGGTTGGTGTCAGTGGTCCGGGCGCTCGGTGAGCGCCCGGACGTGCGGTCGGCCCTGATAGCCGCAGGCGTTCCCGAGGCCCAGCACGCGGCGTACGTCGCGGCGCTGCGCGCTCTGGCCGCCACCGACATGATTCGCCCGCGCGCCGAGGAGGTGACCACATGACCGCGGTGCGCGAACGTCCCTTGGGCGGCTCCCTCATCGATCAGTTCGAGCTCGGACTGGACGCGCCGATCTGCCTGACGTGGGAGCTCACCTACGCGTGCAACCTCGCGTGCGCACACTGCCTCTCGTCATCGGGCAAGCGCGACCCGCGTGAGCTGAGTACCGAGCAGTGCGAGGCGGTGATCGACGAACTGCGGCGGATGCAGGTGTTCTACGTCAACATCGGCGGTGGCGAGCCCACGATCCGGCCGGATTTCTGGCACCTGCTGGAGTACGCCGTCGACCACCAGGTCGGCGTGAAGTTCTCCACCAACGGCGTGCGGATCACTCCCGAGCGAGCGCGGTTCCTGGCGTCGACCGACTACATCGACGTTCAGATCTCCCTGGACGGCGCGACCGCGGAAGTCAACGACTACGTGCGGGGGCCAGGGTCGTACGACACCGCGCTCACCGCGCTGCGGAACCTCCACGACGCGGGTTTCAAAGACGCGAAGATCTCGGTCGTCTGCACCCGCGAGAACATCGGGCAGCTCGACGAGTTCAAGGCCCTGGCGGACCGGTTCGGCGCGACGCTGCGCCTGACGCGGCTGCGCCCCTCGGGGCGCGGGGCGGATGTGTGGGACGAGCTGCATCCCCGGCCCGAGCAGCAGAAGGTGCTCTACGACTGGCTGATGGCGCACGGCGAGGACGTCCTGACCGGTGACTCGTTCTTCCACCTCGCCGCGTTCGGCGAAAGCCTGCCGGGCCTGAACCTGTGCGGCGCGGGCCGCGTGGTGTGCTTGATCGACCCGATCGGTGACGTGTATGCGTGCCCGTTCGCGATCCACGCCAATTTCCTGGCGGGCAACCTCCTGGCCGACGGTGGATTCCAGCGGGTGTGGCAGACCTCCGAGCTGT from Alloactinosynnema sp. L-07 includes:
- a CDS encoding sigma-54-dependent Fis family transcriptional regulator, translated to MPVLEELEENLRGSNYCTLLVDRDCRVVRRWFDDPRLECGFDALNVTLGACLLEENIGTNALGTVMVTRQGISISGHEHFAKSLQGFSCYGHPIRHPLTKRIEGVLDITAIVDQASPLLPPLISRAVHDIEQRLLDGSRTSEKSLLLAFQGAAGLRRRAILAIGEDIVLSNHAANDLLSPGDIALLRALAEESPREEQTVELTLEAGVAVSIEISRVGGACRGALLRVDRVSGDRARAVLHRSQTKLKEVGAPRMVTGVPGTGRSTRARELAAEHPPLKVMRPAAALLEGGAEWACEFEEAMRRPKGTVCVDGIDLLSSELLDLVVDWVDRDPRPDLILTAGPIAGLTGRAAALAGMAMIREELVPLATRRKDIPGLAAAMLSEVAPNRALHLAPSLIQALAAQSWPGNLWELKAVISYLAQQRSVGALTVRDLPEQYRSTSLDHPLTALDQAERDVIVTALKAADGNKVRAAEELGISRTTLYARMRTLRITTY
- a CDS encoding Zn-dependent alcohol dehydrogenase; protein product: MKTIAAVVYEPGKPIEIEELDLDGPQAGEVLIRYTHAGLCHSDVHVAHGDIQARLPMVLGHEGAGIIEEVGPGVTRVKVGDHVVCSFIPNCGTCRYCANGQQSICDMGATILEGYLPGDRFPISGPRGQYGAMCMLGTFSQWGVIHQNSCVKVDDDLPLEKAVLVGCGVPTGWGSAVNTAKVQPGDTVAVYGIGGIGINAVQGARLAGAKNIVAIDPLENKREKAMELGATHAFADAAQAQDKIVELTRGQGADSAILTPDLLTAEIVTSGFNAIGKGGTVVVTGLNKLDEQTIQLPGSILTLFRKTIKGSLFGDCNPTVDIPKILGLYQSGDLKLDEIITRTYRLDQVNEGYDDLLAGKNVRGVVVHEH
- a CDS encoding AAA family ATPase; translation: MANQPSLSTGAAGAAAPMDAVARTDEAQILEAALLSGTHVLLEGPPGTGKSTLLRQVAREREIPFVLVEGNSELTPARLIGHFDPALVLDRGYVAEIFEDGPLLDAMRRGGLLYVEELNRIPEETLNVLLAAMSEKEIAVPRLGRIVAAAGFGLVAAMNPFDTVGTARVSSALYDRTCRISMGYQSAEAERDIVSLHAPGIDASWRNKVVALVRASREHDALEWGSSVRGAIDIARIAVELARLRGVAVNDWHVGLAAAKVSLSGRIRLHDSAGRSPEDVVLEMYERVFGPEPAQNAADPDPEASPEGTLSPSTPTGSPQPTHSPHARDRPRGERTTGRSDLARNPRFAELSPEVGVLDQDALNSALAEHADETLTLIVEMSLATDDALRSQVRRLAPRLILEQTRRGLPKSSGIARRRIRRAVDGGDIDLDRSMDRVLGARAEGRSPRLDELLVSDWARPELALCLVIDRSGSMNGARLTTAAVAAAACASLTPREHAVITFAAHVGVLKPMNERRPASETVASILSLRGHGTTSLSAALDEAHSQLGKAGARRKVTLLLSDCRATEESGAVAAALGLQELIILAPGDDVEAARQLARAAGGTWAPVDTVLDVPRLLNRLMADDRV
- the mftA gene encoding mycofactocin precursor MftA (Mycofactocin is a small molecule electron carrier derived from the final two amino acids, Val-Tyr, of MftA, the mycofactocin precursor. It plays a role in redox homeostasis and the metabolism of alcohols and aldehydes in Actinobacteria, including Mycobacterium tuberculosis.), which codes for MNPADMNPPQDTEDAGEELVAEDLIEEVSIDGMCGVY
- a CDS encoding aldehyde dehydrogenase family protein, with protein sequence MTFVLPDLHASVIPAVRDFLGTPKQLFIGGEWVDAASGETFDTVDPATGRVLTTAALGGAEDIDRAVKAARMAFDGEWSLWTPAQRQRLLFQISEAIRDRAEEFAQLESLDNGKSAAVAQAVDVLWVAELFAYYAGWATKIEGRTIPVSVPWAPGAQWHAYTLRQPVGVCGGIVPWNFPLLMAAFKVPAALACGNTTVLKPAEQTPLSALLLAQVMADAGLPDGVFNVVTGYGDAGASLAAHMDVDKIAFTGSTEVGKLVVDAARGNLKKVSLELGGKSPQVVYADADLNVAVPGTASGFLFNHGQACTSGTRLLVEDSIFEEFTQAVAEVAGASKLGPGLDPTSEVGPLIDGTQLARVTGFIEAGLNDGARALTGGGRHGDEGFYVEPTVLVDVQDSFSVYREEIFGPVVVATPFSAREGVRRQANDTPFGLAASVWTRDVAKAHRTAREINAGTVWINCHNAFDAAMPFGGFKESGWGRELGEGAIDLYTQNKSVNVAL
- the mftC gene encoding mycofactocin radical SAM maturase (MftC is a radical SAM/SPASM enzyme that catalyzes the first two steps in biosynthesis of the electron carrier mycofactocin from the terminal Val-Tyr dipeptide of the precursor peptide MftA.) is translated as MTAVRERPLGGSLIDQFELGLDAPICLTWELTYACNLACAHCLSSSGKRDPRELSTEQCEAVIDELRRMQVFYVNIGGGEPTIRPDFWHLLEYAVDHQVGVKFSTNGVRITPERARFLASTDYIDVQISLDGATAEVNDYVRGPGSYDTALTALRNLHDAGFKDAKISVVCTRENIGQLDEFKALADRFGATLRLTRLRPSGRGADVWDELHPRPEQQKVLYDWLMAHGEDVLTGDSFFHLAAFGESLPGLNLCGAGRVVCLIDPIGDVYACPFAIHANFLAGNLLADGGFQRVWQTSELFTELRSPQTGGACAKCTFFDSCRGGCMAAKFFTGLPLDGPDPECVRGYGETALAGARTIPAASQDHSKTGPTRNQPVMLKLMTRPPVSACSESPLADYSPENGCCS
- the mftB gene encoding mycofactocin biosynthesis chaperone MftB (MftB, a small protein, is a peptide chaperone that assists the radical SAM enzyme MftC in performing two modifications to the C-terminal Val-Tyr dipeptide of the mycofactocin precursor peptide, MftA. MftB's role is analogous to the role of PqqD in the biosynthesis of PQQ, a cofactor that derives entirely from a Tyr and a Glu in the precursor PqqA.); its protein translation is MPDLLLDPMLGQAWTLSPSVALRPEPFGALAYHFGNRKLTFLKRPRLVSVVRALGERPDVRSALIAAGVPEAQHAAYVAALRALAATDMIRPRAEEVTT